In Pyrus communis chromosome 1, drPyrComm1.1, whole genome shotgun sequence, the following are encoded in one genomic region:
- the LOC137744417 gene encoding phospholipase D delta-like, with protein MAAEEDKSQTKVVYLHGDLDLKILEARCLPNMDMVSERLRRFFSACSKPFTRPAAHHSHGKIITSDPYVTVCLAGATVARTRVISNSQNPVWKEHFKIPLAHPVSQVEFYIKDNDMFGADLIGVASVSAVRILSGETISDWFPIIGPLGKPPKPDAAVKLEMRFTKCEDNPMYRHGISNDPDHFGIRNCYFPVRQGGHVTLYQDAHVPEAMLEEIELDDGVTFQHGRCWEDICHAILEAHHLVYIVGWSIYHQVKLVREPTKPLPSGGNLNLGELLKYKSEEGLRVLLLVWDDKTSHSKFFINTNGVMQTHDEETRKFFKHSSVSCVLAPRYASSKLSIFKQQVVGTLFTHHQKCVIVDTQASGNNRKITAFIGGLDLCDGRYDTPEHRLFRDLDSVFQDDYHNPTFSGGTKGPRQPWHDLHCKIEGPAAYDVLTNFEQRWRKSTKWSELGQRFKRVSHWHDDALIKLERISWILSPSPSTAKDDPALRVSDENDPQNWHVQVFRSIDSGSLKGFPKDVYKAEAQNLVCAKNLVVDKSIQTAYIDAIRSAQHFIYIENQYFVGSSYGWPAYKEAGADNLIPMELALKIASKIRADERFAVYIVIPMWPEGVPSSASVQEILYWQGQTMQMMYEVVAKELKAMKVENAHPQDYLNFYCLGNREKVPDTLSCHVNQANRNGESHTVSASQKFQRFMIYVHAKGMVVDDEYVIIGSANINQRSMAGSRDTEIAMGAYQPHHTWGKKKRHPRGQVYGYRMSLWAEHLGMVDKCFKEAETLDCVKRVNAIAGDNWTRFVADDFAPLQGHLMKYPVAVDVNGKVSAIPGRESFPDVGGKILGGRTTLPDALTT; from the exons ATGGCGGCAGAAGAAGATAAATCTCAGACGAAGGTTGTCTACCTCCACGGCGACCTTGATTTGAAAATTCTCGAGGCTCGATGTTTGCCCAACATGGATATGGTCTCGGAGCGCCTCCGCCGCTTCTTCTCGGCCTGCAGCAAACCTTTCACACGCCCGGCGGCCCACCACTCCcacggcaaaatcatcaccaGCGACCCCTACGTCACCGTCTGCCTCGCCGGTGCCACAGTAGCTCGCACCCGCGTCATTTCCAACTCCCAGAACCCCGTCTGGAAAGAGCATTTCAAGATCCCCCTGGCCCACCCTGTCTCGCAGGTCGAATTCTACATCAAAGACAACGACATGTTTGGCGCAGATTTAATCGGCGTCGCGTCCGTCTCGGCCGTTAGAATCCTTTCCGGCGAAACGATCAGCGATTGGTTCCCTATCATCGGGCCGTTGGGCAAGCCGCCGAAGCCGGACGCGGCCGTTAAGCTCGAGATGCGGTTCACGAAATGCGAGGACAATCCCATGTACCGGCACGGTATTTCAAATGATCCAGACCACTTCGGGATCCGAAACTGTTATTTTCCGGTTCGGCAGGGAGGGCACGTGACGTTGTACCAGGACGCGCACGTGCCGGAGGCGATGCTGGAGGAGATTGAACTGGACGATGGCGTTACTTTTCAGCACGGGAGATGCTGGGAGGATATCTGCCACGCGATATTGGAGGCGCATCATTTGGTATATATTGTGGGATGGTCAATATATCATCAGGTGAAGCTGGTGCGGGAACCGACGAAGCCTCTGCCGAGTGGCGGGAATTTGAACTTGGGGGAGCTGCTTAAGTACAAGTCCGAAGAAGGCTTGCGAGTTCTGCTGCTCGTTTGGGATGACAAGACTTCTCACAGCAAATTCTTCATCAATACG AATGGAGTGATGCAAACTCATGACGAAGAGACCCGCAAGTTCTTTAAGCACTCTTCAGTTTCATGCGTGCTTGCACCTCGATATGCCAGCAGTAAGCTTAGCATTTTCAAGCAACAG GTTGTTGGAACCCTGTTTACACATCACCAGAAATGTGTGATTGTGGATACACAAGCATCTGGAAATAACCGAAAGATTACCGCCTTCATAGGAGGTCTAGACCTGTGTGATGGCCGCTATGACACTCCTGAGCATCGCCTCTTTCGAGACCTCGACAGTGTTTTCCAGGATGATTATCATAATCCCACATTTTCT GGAGGAACAAAGGGTCCAAGGCAACCGTGGCATGATTTGCATTGCAAGATAGAAGGGCCGGCTGCCTATGATGTGCTTACCAATTTTGAGCAGCGTTGGAGAAAATCCACAAAATGGTCGGAGTTGGGCCAACGATTCAAAAGAGTATCTCACTGGCATGACGATGCTTTGATAAAATTGGAGCGCATCTCATGGATACTTAGTCCCTCCCCATCAACTGCCAAGGATGATCCCGCCTTACGGGTTTCAGATGAAAATGACCCTCAAAACTGGCATGTTCAG GTTTTTCGATCCATAGATTCTGGATCTCTGAAGGGATTTCCCAAGGATGTTTATAAAGCAGAGGCTCAG AATCTTGTTTGTGCCAAGAATTTGGTAGTAGACAAGAGCATACAAACAGCATACATCGATGCAATCCGATCTGCACAACACTTCATATACATTGAGAATCAGTATTTTGTCGGATCGTCATATGGATGGCCAGCTTACAAAGAAGCAG GTGCTGACAATTTAATCCCGATGGAATTGGCGTTAAAGATTGCGAGCAAGATAAGAGCAGACGAGAGATTCGCAGTTTATATCGTCATACCAATGTGGCCAGAGGGTGTTCCCTCCTCTGCTTCTGTGCAAGAAATTCTCTATTGGCAG GGACAGACAATGCAAATGATGTATGAAGTCGTAGCAAAAGAGCTGAAAGCCATGAAAGTGGAGAATGCTCATCCGCAGGACTACCTAAACTTCTACTGTCTTGGAAATCGGGAGAAGGTGCCGGACACGCTATCCTGTCACGTGAATCAAGCTAACAGAAACGGAGAATCTCACACG GTTTCGGCGTCCCAAAAGTTTCAACGGTTTATGATTTACGTACATGCCAAGGGAATGGTGGTAGACGATGAGTATGTGATCATAGGTTCCGCAAATATCAACCAACGATCTATGGCGGGTTCTAGAGACACCGAGATAGCCATGGGCGCATACCAGCCCCACCACACTTGGGGTAAGAAGAAGCGTCATCCTCGTGGCCAGGTGTATGGGTATAGAATGTCACTTTGGGCAGAACACTTGGGGATGGTGGACAAATGCTTCAAGGAGGCTGAAACGTTGGATTGTGTGAAGCGCGTGAACGCTATCGCTGGAGATAACTGGACGAGGTTTGTGGCGGATGACTTTGCACCATTACAAGGGCATTTGATGAAATACCCGGTTGCGGTAGATGTCAATGGGAAGGTAAGTGCAATTCCTGGACGAGAGAGTTTCCCTGACGTCGGTGGTAAGATCCTCGGAGGCCGAACTACCCTTCCTGATGCACTCACTACATAA
- the LOC137708928 gene encoding serine/threonine-protein kinase STY46-like isoform X2: protein MEDTESFCNRPADFSPAPTRKQKLQVCIYNEVLGRLQDSDVGEAKVPGFEDELWAHFSRLPTRYALDVNVERAQDVLMHKRLLHMAHDPATRPAVQVRLVQVRSASGSNSSRKANAQCSAAASNESHPPPAFGLSPDLQLALEAEQLHVDQGDNSVYASQLFTRSMHEITISTNDKPKLLSELTSLLSDIGLNIQEAHAYSTTDGYSLDVFVVDGWPCEETERLRHALAKQIPWNEKNPSLDCNIISPAPDQETAMKFINDHVSTLNEEKDVWEIDASMLRYEKKIASGSIGDLYQGSYCGQDVAIKVLSTERLNETMKEFTQEVYIMRKVQHKNVVRFIGACTKPPKLCIVTEFLSGGSMYDFLHKQRGVLSLLSLLRVAIDVSRGMNYLHQNNIIHRDLKAANLLMDGTGVVKVADFGIARVQAQSGGMTAETGTYRWMAPEVIEHRPYNHTADVFSFGVVLWELLTGKLPYENLTPLQAAVGVVQKGLRPTIPRHTNPVLMELMERCWQQDPSLRPEFSEIVNTLQHLARKVAKGSEDRRKGKSAKVVPTFKQGGDGSAK, encoded by the exons ATGGAAGACACGGAGAGTTTCTGTAACAGGCCCGCTGACTTTTCGCCCGCTCCGACCCGAAAGCAGAAGCTGCAAGTGTGCATTTACAATGAAGTTCTTGGTCGGCTCCAGGACTCCGATGTCGGAGAGGCCAAGGTTCCTGGTTTCGAAGATGAACTGTGGGCCCATTTCAGTCGCCTCCCCACTAG atATGCGTTGGATGTGAATGTGGAGAGGGCACAAGATGTTCTGATGCATAAGAGATTACTGCATATGGCGCATGACCCGGCCACTAGACCTGCAGTCCAAGTTCGTCTTGTGCAG GTTCGTTCTGCTTCCGGCTCAAATTCATCGAGGAAAGCGAATGCTCAATGTTCTGCTGCTGCCAGCAATGAGAG TCATCCACCGCCAGCTTTTGGTTTGTCACCTGATCTTCAACTTGCTCTTGAAGCTGAGCAGTTACACGTTGACCAGGGTGATAACTCTGTGTATGCCAGTCAACTTTTTACAAG GTCGATGCATGAAATTACTATTTCCACGAATGACAAGCCCAAACTCCTCAGTGAG TTGACATCCTTATTATCTGACATTGGACTGAACATTCAAGAAGCACATGCGTATTCCACAACAGATGGCTACTCTTTGGATGTCTTTGTTGTTGATGGTTGGCCATGTGAG GAAACTGAGAGGCTTAGGCATGCACTGGCAAAACAAATACCATGGAATGAG AAGAATCCTTCATTGGACTGTAACATCATTTCTCCTGCCCCGGATCAAGAGACTGCAATGAAGTTTATAAATGATCATGTAAGCACACTCAATGAGGAAAAGGATGTCTGGGAAATTGATGCAAGCATGTTGAGATATGAGAAGAAAATTGCATCTGGATCGATTGGTGATTT GTATCAAGGTAGTTACTGTGGTCAAGATGTGGCTATTAAAGTTCTTAGCACTGAGCGCCTGAATGAAACTATGAAGGAGTTTACTCAAGAAGTCTATATTATGAG AAAAGTTCAGCACAAGAACGTCGTTCGATTTATTGGGGCATGCACTAAACCTCCTAAGCTTTGCATCGTTACTG AATTTCTGTCTGGTGGAAGTATGTATGACTTTCTGCATAAGCAAAGGGGTGTTTTATCACTTCTGTCCTTGCTCAGAGTCGCAATTGATGTTTCCAGGGGAATGAACTACTTGCACCAAAACAATATAATCCATAGGGACTTGAAAGCTGCTAATCTTTTGATGGACGGAACTGGA GTAGTGAAAGTAGCTGATTTCGGCATCGCTAGAGTACAGGCACAGTCTGGTGGTATGACTGCAGAAACTGGCACTTACCGTTGGATGGCTCCCGAG GTTATAGAACATAGGCCATACAATCATACAGCTGATGTTTTTAGCTTTGGGGTTGTTCTCTGGGAGCTGCTTACAGGGAAG CTTCCCTACGAGAACTTAACTCCGTTACAAGCAGCAGTTGGCGTAGTCCAGAAG GGTCTGAGGCCTACAATTCCGAGGCACACGAATCCAGTGCTGATGGAACTGATGGAGAGATGCTGGCAGCAAGACCCATCATTGAGACCGGAATTCTCAGAAATTGTAAATACGTTGCAGCACTTGGCCAGGAAG GTTGCAAAGGGAAGTGAGGATAGACGAAAGGGAAAATCAGCTAAAGTAGTTCCTACTTTCAAGCAAGGCGGTGATGGTAGTGCCAAATGA
- the LOC137714397 gene encoding uncharacterized protein — MERLSAGLSHLFMTVFLHNFATFMVIPAITDVTMSALCPGRDECSIAIYLTGFQQAIVGLGTLVMMPLVGNLSDKCGRKALLTLPMILTIIPLGILGYSRSKSFFYVYFVVKTLTDMVCEGSVQCLALAYVADNVAEGRRASTFGVLSGISSSAFVCGTLFTRFVSTSSTFQVATVVAVVAVTYMRVFLPESNIDKNLSAPLLSDEKIKIKDSAENSSAQILQPAKTLPSLSDFISLLKTSTTFSQAAIVAFFSNLADVGLHASMMYYLKAHFHFNKDQFADLMVISGVAGTVSQLVLMPLLAPALGEERLLSIGLIFSCAHMFLYGIAWSFWVPYAAAMFSIFYVFAQPCMRSIVSKQVGPSEQGKAQGCISGICSLANVISPIAFSPLTALFLSEKAPFNFPGFSLICVGFAAMIAFIQSVMIRAAPSLSSQRNSGNCNHTEP, encoded by the exons ATGGAAAGGCTTTCGGCAGGGTTGAGCCACCTCTTCATGACAGTCTTTCTGCACAATTTCGCCACGTTCATGGTGATCCCGGCCATCACCGACGTTACCATGTCTGCCCTTTGTCCTGGAAGAGATGAGTGCTCCATTGCTATCTACCTCACCGGATTTCAACAAGCG ATCGTAGGGCTGGGAACACTGGTGATGATGCCATTGGTAGGTAACCTCTCAGACAAGTGTGGGAGAAAAGCTTTGCTTACACTGCCAATGATCCTCACAATTATCCCTTTGG GGATATTGGGGTACAGCAGGAGTAAGAGTTTCTTCTACGTCTACTTCGTGGTCAAAACTCTAACCGACATGGTTTGTGAAGGCAGCGTTCAGTGCCTCGCCCTTGCCTATGTG GCAGATAATGTGGCAGAAGGGCGGCGAGCCTCGACGTTCGGAGTCCTATCGGGGATTAGTTCCTCTGCATTTGTCTGCGGAACCTTATTCACTCGTTTCGTCTCCACTTCCTCCACTTTTCAG gttGCGACTGTGGTGGCGGTTGTGGCAGTTACGTACATGAGGGTTTTCCTACCGGAGTCCAACATAGACAAGAACCTTTCCGCTCCGTTACTGTCGGATGAAAAGATCAAAATTAAGGATTCAGCTGAAAATTCAAGTGCTCAGATATTGCAGCCAGCCAAAACATTGCCTTCCTTAAGTGATTTTATCTCCTTGTTGAAAACCAG CACGACGTTTTCGCAAGCTGCAATTGTTGCGTTTTTCAGTAATCTAGCGGATGTTGGCCTTCATGCTTCAATGATG TACTATCTAAAGGCGCATTTTCATTTCAACAAGGATCAGTTTGCTGACCTGATGGTTATTTCCGGGGTAGCAGGCACTGTTTCACAG CTGGTTCTAATGCCCTTGCTGGCTCCAGCTTTAGGAGAGGAGAGGCTACTTTCGATAGGCCTCATTTTTAGCTGTGCACAT ATGTTTCTTTATGGCATTGCGTGGTCCTTCTGGGTGCCATATGCTGCTGCCATGTTTTCCATCTTTTATGTGTTCGCACAACCATGC ATGCGAAGCATTGTATCGAAACAAGTTGGTCCGTCTGAGCAG GGGAAGGCTCAAGGGTGCATTTCAGGCATATGTTCACTTGCAAATGTTATATCTCCGATTGCTTTCTCTCCTCTCACAG CCTTGTTCCTGTCCGAAAAGGCACCATTTAATTTCCCTGGATTTAGTCTCATTTGCGTTGGATTTGCTGCG ATGATAGCCTTTATTCAAAGCGTGATGATTAGGGCTGCTCCTTCCCTTTCGAGCCAAAGGAACAGTGGCAATTGCAATCACACGGAGCCCTAG
- the LOC137744409 gene encoding plastocyanin, with the protein MASVTPAAVTIPSFTGLKSSGAAKVGAAVKVSASPRQMCVVKSSLKDVGVAVAATAASAILASNAMAIEVLLGSDDGGLAFVPNSFSIAPGEKIVFKNNAGFPHNIVFDEDEVPSGVDAGKISMSEEDLLNAPGETYAITLTEKGSYSFYCSPHQGAGMVGKVTVN; encoded by the coding sequence ATGGCCTCCGTCACCCCCGCCGCCGTCACTATCCCATCATTCACCGGACTCAAGTCCTCCGGCGCAGCCAAGGTTGGCGCTGCCGTTAAGGTCTCAGCCTCCCCAAGGCAGATGTGCGTCGTCAAGTCATCCCTCAAGGATGTCGGTGTGGCCGTCGCCGCCACCGCAGCCAGCGCTATCCTCGCCAGTAATGCCATGGCCATTGAGGTCTTGCTCGGCAGCGATGACGGTGGCTTGGCCTTCGTCCCCAACAGCTTCTCCATCGCCCCCGGCGAGAAGATTGTGTTCAAGAACAATGCTGGATTCCCACACAACATTGTCTTCGACGAGGACGAGGTTCCTAGCGGTGTGGATGCCGGAAAGATCTCAATGAGCGAGGAGGACCTCCTGAATGCCCCCGGGGAGACCTACGCCATCACCTTGACCGAAAAAGGTTCATACTCTTTCTACTGCTCTCCTCACCAGGGAGCTGGCATGGTCGGTAAAGTTACCGTTAACTAA
- the LOC137708928 gene encoding serine/threonine-protein kinase STY46-like isoform X1: MEDTESFCNRPADFSPAPTRKQKLQVCIYNEVLGRLQDSDVGEAKVPGFEDELWAHFSRLPTRYALDVNVERAQDVLMHKRLLHMAHDPATRPAVQVRLVQVRSASGSNSSRKANAQCSAAASNESHPPPAFGLSPDLQLALEAEQLHVDQGDNSVYASQLFTRSMHEITISTNDKPKLLSELTSLLSDIGLNIQEAHAYSTTDGYSLDVFVVDGWPCEETERLRHALAKQIPWNEKNPSLDCNIISPAPDQETAMKFINDHVSTLNEEKDVWEIDASMLRYEKKIASGSIGDLYQGSYCGQDVAIKVLSTERLNETMKEFTQEVYIMRKVQHKNVVRFIGACTKPPKLCIVTEFLSGGSMYDFLHKQRGVLSLLSLLRVAIDVSRGMNYLHQNNIIHRDLKAANLLMDGTGVIDSLCLLNMLHLYVLLFIILFSKLKGGMGRTRAFLSCYISFLTGAYQVVKVADFGIARVQAQSGGMTAETGTYRWMAPEVIEHRPYNHTADVFSFGVVLWELLTGKLPYENLTPLQAAVGVVQKGLRPTIPRHTNPVLMELMERCWQQDPSLRPEFSEIVNTLQHLARKVAKGSEDRRKGKSAKVVPTFKQGGDGSAK; encoded by the exons ATGGAAGACACGGAGAGTTTCTGTAACAGGCCCGCTGACTTTTCGCCCGCTCCGACCCGAAAGCAGAAGCTGCAAGTGTGCATTTACAATGAAGTTCTTGGTCGGCTCCAGGACTCCGATGTCGGAGAGGCCAAGGTTCCTGGTTTCGAAGATGAACTGTGGGCCCATTTCAGTCGCCTCCCCACTAG atATGCGTTGGATGTGAATGTGGAGAGGGCACAAGATGTTCTGATGCATAAGAGATTACTGCATATGGCGCATGACCCGGCCACTAGACCTGCAGTCCAAGTTCGTCTTGTGCAG GTTCGTTCTGCTTCCGGCTCAAATTCATCGAGGAAAGCGAATGCTCAATGTTCTGCTGCTGCCAGCAATGAGAG TCATCCACCGCCAGCTTTTGGTTTGTCACCTGATCTTCAACTTGCTCTTGAAGCTGAGCAGTTACACGTTGACCAGGGTGATAACTCTGTGTATGCCAGTCAACTTTTTACAAG GTCGATGCATGAAATTACTATTTCCACGAATGACAAGCCCAAACTCCTCAGTGAG TTGACATCCTTATTATCTGACATTGGACTGAACATTCAAGAAGCACATGCGTATTCCACAACAGATGGCTACTCTTTGGATGTCTTTGTTGTTGATGGTTGGCCATGTGAG GAAACTGAGAGGCTTAGGCATGCACTGGCAAAACAAATACCATGGAATGAG AAGAATCCTTCATTGGACTGTAACATCATTTCTCCTGCCCCGGATCAAGAGACTGCAATGAAGTTTATAAATGATCATGTAAGCACACTCAATGAGGAAAAGGATGTCTGGGAAATTGATGCAAGCATGTTGAGATATGAGAAGAAAATTGCATCTGGATCGATTGGTGATTT GTATCAAGGTAGTTACTGTGGTCAAGATGTGGCTATTAAAGTTCTTAGCACTGAGCGCCTGAATGAAACTATGAAGGAGTTTACTCAAGAAGTCTATATTATGAG AAAAGTTCAGCACAAGAACGTCGTTCGATTTATTGGGGCATGCACTAAACCTCCTAAGCTTTGCATCGTTACTG AATTTCTGTCTGGTGGAAGTATGTATGACTTTCTGCATAAGCAAAGGGGTGTTTTATCACTTCTGTCCTTGCTCAGAGTCGCAATTGATGTTTCCAGGGGAATGAACTACTTGCACCAAAACAATATAATCCATAGGGACTTGAAAGCTGCTAATCTTTTGATGGACGGAACTGGAGTAATAGATTCTTTGTGTCTCTTAAATATGTTGCATTTATATGTACTTTTATTTATCATACTTTTCTCAAAACTAAAAGGAGGCATGGGCAGGACGCGTGCGTTCTTGTCCTGTTACATCTCTTTCTTGACAGGAGCTTATCAG GTAGTGAAAGTAGCTGATTTCGGCATCGCTAGAGTACAGGCACAGTCTGGTGGTATGACTGCAGAAACTGGCACTTACCGTTGGATGGCTCCCGAG GTTATAGAACATAGGCCATACAATCATACAGCTGATGTTTTTAGCTTTGGGGTTGTTCTCTGGGAGCTGCTTACAGGGAAG CTTCCCTACGAGAACTTAACTCCGTTACAAGCAGCAGTTGGCGTAGTCCAGAAG GGTCTGAGGCCTACAATTCCGAGGCACACGAATCCAGTGCTGATGGAACTGATGGAGAGATGCTGGCAGCAAGACCCATCATTGAGACCGGAATTCTCAGAAATTGTAAATACGTTGCAGCACTTGGCCAGGAAG GTTGCAAAGGGAAGTGAGGATAGACGAAAGGGAAAATCAGCTAAAGTAGTTCCTACTTTCAAGCAAGGCGGTGATGGTAGTGCCAAATGA